One region of Candidatus Peribacteraceae bacterium genomic DNA includes:
- a CDS encoding helix-turn-helix domain-containing protein — protein sequence MSNFLPLGVRSVLSKTGWTENEVAIYSTLLSKGAMDLSTLSHETSIGVSTIQYSLKQLIVKKMVQKTLLNNKPLYAISDIESLRKWLKGYLKQFTVYEETIQKFVDQYDFNPKIFLSKARFFEGYRGVKQSYRTMLKECRGDEIMGFFSVIEDVGKELQDFFVQEYVPDRVQKGIFIKNIALESPKAIAYQRNDNEELRQTKLISKEFFPMINTEINLYDDCLHCMSFNSKTAFALIIQDEAIVSILRAIFKLLWMHRDALYMTDYPEVLEETMQSRRELYIPDFRRKFIAAEPTIEKTKEGETVMRVLGHEVMSTYQVPYMQTLAEIVTRNGGDILNVGYGLGLLDEEIEKYRNTRKLGTHTVVEINSHIAAEARKKKGLIVIERDWHDALNDFRGVQFDGIAYDGYPLSLEEVHRDGVMFIERIVERNLLKPDGILTFFVDAADHLGNRFLGLLRKLGFHRIEVKKIPIDVPDRERQIWRHDHFLAPVVQYGKPGTANN from the coding sequence ATGAGCAATTTCCTCCCCCTCGGCGTTCGCAGCGTCTTGAGCAAAACAGGCTGGACGGAGAACGAAGTCGCGATCTACTCAACTCTGCTCTCCAAGGGCGCGATGGACTTGAGCACGCTCTCGCACGAGACCAGTATTGGAGTCTCTACCATTCAATACAGCCTGAAGCAGTTGATCGTGAAAAAGATGGTGCAAAAGACCCTTCTCAATAACAAACCTCTTTACGCTATTTCTGATATCGAAAGCCTTCGGAAATGGCTCAAGGGATATCTCAAGCAGTTCACCGTCTATGAGGAGACGATCCAGAAGTTCGTTGACCAGTACGATTTCAACCCGAAGATATTCCTCTCCAAGGCGCGCTTCTTTGAAGGCTATCGCGGCGTCAAACAGTCTTACCGCACAATGTTGAAGGAATGCAGGGGAGATGAGATTATGGGATTCTTCTCCGTGATCGAGGATGTGGGGAAGGAGCTGCAGGATTTCTTCGTCCAGGAGTACGTCCCCGACCGCGTGCAGAAAGGGATCTTCATCAAGAACATCGCTCTTGAGAGCCCCAAGGCAATTGCTTACCAGCGAAACGACAATGAGGAATTGCGCCAGACCAAGCTCATCTCGAAGGAGTTCTTTCCGATGATTAATACAGAAATCAACCTCTACGATGATTGCTTGCACTGCATGAGCTTCAACTCCAAAACGGCGTTCGCCCTCATCATCCAGGACGAAGCAATCGTTTCCATCCTCCGGGCGATCTTCAAGCTCCTCTGGATGCACCGGGACGCCCTGTACATGACGGACTATCCCGAAGTGCTTGAAGAAACCATGCAGTCGCGACGGGAGCTCTACATCCCCGACTTCCGGCGTAAATTCATCGCCGCGGAACCTACAATCGAGAAAACCAAGGAGGGTGAGACGGTTATGCGGGTCCTTGGCCATGAGGTGATGTCCACCTATCAAGTTCCCTACATGCAAACGCTCGCCGAAATTGTAACCCGTAATGGAGGGGATATTCTGAATGTCGGATATGGTCTTGGCCTCCTTGATGAAGAGATCGAGAAGTACCGGAATACGCGAAAGTTGGGTACGCATACCGTTGTGGAGATCAACTCGCATATCGCAGCTGAGGCCAGGAAGAAGAAAGGGCTTATTGTGATCGAGCGCGATTGGCACGATGCACTGAATGATTTCCGGGGCGTCCAGTTCGACGGGATCGCTTATGATGGTTACCCGCTCAGTCTAGAGGAAGTGCATCGGGATGGTGTCATGTTCATCGAGCGCATCGTCGAAAGAAACCTCCTTAAACCGGATGGCATCCTCACATTCTTTGTGGATGCCGCTGACCACCTTGGAAACAGATTCCTCGGCTTACTGCGAAAACTCGGTTTCCACCGCATCGAAGTGAAGAAAATCCCCATCGATGTTCCGGACAGAGAAAGGCAGATATGGAGGCATGACCACTTCCTTGCTCCCGTGGTGCAGTATGGGAAGCCAGGAACCGCAAACAACTGA
- a CDS encoding helix-turn-helix domain-containing protein has product MLTFPAAIEQSLLDSGLSSTEILILCHLIGGDALSLRQLAMKTGKSTGVLSQAMKKLMRKEIVSRQILNESPCYLLQTLEHVSNWLQQDTRQKENTLLRRHRNFMDFFSTLTRNQDRPDLLHFDEQEGICSAYMKLLALGVNELLCFLPMQYQEEDHPLREFQKHFARERRRRGIFLRVIANDSALGRRYKSRDPFEYRNTALVFEEKLTIPFEYVIAGDAVVCFDHKEQRACLLRYPQLAMISRAMFLSLAGPCPMFPSPLTSPAVRFGQRLSALVRGEIHPDLSQSPLT; this is encoded by the coding sequence ATGCTCACATTTCCTGCCGCCATCGAACAGAGCCTGTTGGATTCGGGACTCTCCTCCACGGAAATCCTCATCCTGTGCCATCTCATCGGAGGAGACGCGCTCTCATTGCGGCAGCTGGCCATGAAGACCGGGAAAAGCACCGGGGTCTTGAGCCAGGCGATGAAGAAGCTGATGCGGAAGGAAATTGTCTCCCGCCAGATTCTCAATGAATCCCCCTGTTATCTCCTGCAGACGCTTGAACATGTCTCAAACTGGCTGCAGCAGGACACGCGACAGAAGGAGAATACGCTCCTCCGTCGCCATCGGAACTTCATGGATTTCTTCTCCACTCTTACGCGTAATCAGGATCGCCCTGACCTCCTGCACTTCGACGAGCAAGAAGGGATCTGCTCAGCGTATATGAAGTTGCTCGCATTGGGTGTCAACGAACTGCTCTGTTTTCTTCCTATGCAGTATCAGGAGGAAGATCATCCTCTGCGGGAATTTCAGAAGCACTTCGCGCGGGAACGGAGGAGGAGGGGCATCTTCCTTCGGGTCATCGCAAACGATTCGGCGCTTGGGAGGCGCTACAAGTCACGAGACCCGTTCGAGTACCGCAACACCGCCCTCGTATTCGAGGAGAAACTCACCATCCCGTTCGAGTACGTCATCGCCGGGGACGCTGTTGTTTGCTTCGATCACAAGGAGCAACGCGCCTGCCTCCTCCGCTACCCCCAGCTCGCGATGATCTCACGCGCGATGTTCCTCTCTCTGGCCGGACCATGTCCGATGTTTCCCAGCCCCCTCACTTCTCCAGCGGTGCGATTCGGCCAGCGGCTATCGGCATTGGTGCGGGGGGAAATCCATCCGGATCTGTCGCAGAGCCCACTTACGTGA
- a CDS encoding GlsB/YeaQ/YmgE family stress response membrane protein has product MVNLIVWIILGGIIGWLASMIMRTDAQQGPLLNIVVGIVGAFLAGWLITPLVGVDTINQNNFSIPGLIVSLLGAVVLLAVVNFFRRGAVR; this is encoded by the coding sequence ATGGTCAACCTCATCGTCTGGATCATCCTCGGCGGCATCATCGGCTGGCTGGCAAGCATGATCATGCGCACGGATGCGCAGCAGGGCCCCCTCCTGAACATCGTGGTGGGGATCGTGGGCGCGTTCCTGGCAGGCTGGCTCATCACGCCGCTCGTGGGCGTGGATACCATCAACCAGAACAACTTCAGCATCCCCGGCCTCATCGTTTCCCTGCTGGGGGCAGTCGTCCTCCTGGCCGTGGTCAACTTCTTCCGGCGCGGGGCGGTGCGTTAA